Proteins encoded together in one Candidatus Aminicenantes bacterium window:
- a CDS encoding ABC transporter ATP-binding protein, with the protein MSRPAGPGVRAVLQTPRHGAVGRIEKARRPRRALTRLLFYLAPFKLVLSLVLVLVLAYTALGLAGPYLTGLAIDRFIAPKRADGLTTIALAMLAVYILNNLFQAWAGWIMAGVSQKSLRNLRQDLFQRLQSLPLAFFDRSPAGELMSRLTNDIDAINQAVSQNITSLLASVLSMGGILTVMFILNAGLALASLLVVPIMAWFAQFVARYTRKGFRELQKVLGDLNGLAEESISGLKVISAFRRQDSVRAEFETRNQAVYKAGVAANSYALLLMPLTNVLGNFFVIVLAGLGGGLALRGLVSVGIIATFIAYGQNFINPLRQLANMYNSIQAALAGAERVFEIIDSPPEPDAAANSAPPAETRGHVRFEHVDFSYRPGAPVIRDMSLEALPGQTIALVGPTGAGKTTIINLLTRFYEIDRGRVTIDGRDIREMPKADLRRLLGLVLQDTFLFADTVMENIRYGRRGATDEECIRAARTAEADHFILRLPQGYQTDLSERAGNISQGQRQLLAIARAILADPAILILDEATSSVDTRTEARIQKALLTLMRGRTSFVIAHRLSTIRDADKVVVIDQGAVVEEGTHDELLARKGFYEHLYRSQFKGLAI; encoded by the coding sequence ATGAGCCGCCCCGCCGGCCCCGGCGTGCGCGCCGTCCTGCAGACGCCCCGCCACGGCGCCGTCGGACGGATCGAGAAAGCCCGTCGGCCCCGACGGGCGTTGACCCGGCTGCTCTTCTACTTGGCGCCGTTCAAGCTGGTCCTCTCTCTCGTCCTGGTCCTGGTTTTGGCCTATACCGCCCTGGGCTTGGCCGGGCCTTATCTGACCGGCCTGGCCATCGATCGGTTCATCGCCCCCAAGCGCGCCGACGGCCTGACGACCATCGCCCTGGCCATGCTGGCGGTCTATATCCTGAACAATCTGTTCCAGGCTTGGGCCGGCTGGATCATGGCCGGTGTTTCGCAGAAATCCTTGCGGAATCTCCGGCAGGACCTCTTCCAACGCCTGCAGAGCCTGCCCCTGGCCTTTTTTGATCGCAGCCCGGCCGGCGAGCTGATGAGCCGCCTGACCAACGACATCGACGCCATCAATCAGGCCGTCTCCCAGAACATCACTTCGCTGCTGGCCAGCGTCCTGTCCATGGGCGGCATCTTGACGGTCATGTTCATCCTGAACGCCGGCCTGGCGCTCGCCTCGCTCCTGGTCGTGCCGATCATGGCCTGGTTCGCCCAGTTCGTGGCCCGCTACACCCGCAAGGGGTTCCGCGAGCTGCAGAAGGTTTTGGGCGATCTCAACGGCTTGGCGGAAGAATCGATCAGCGGGCTCAAGGTCATCAGCGCCTTTCGACGCCAAGACTCTGTCCGGGCCGAATTCGAGACGCGCAATCAGGCCGTTTATAAAGCCGGAGTCGCGGCCAATTCCTACGCTCTTCTGCTGATGCCGCTGACGAACGTGCTGGGCAATTTTTTCGTCATCGTCCTGGCCGGCTTGGGCGGCGGACTGGCCTTGCGCGGGCTGGTCTCCGTCGGGATCATCGCGACCTTCATCGCCTACGGGCAGAATTTCATCAATCCCCTGCGCCAGCTGGCCAACATGTACAATTCCATCCAGGCGGCCCTGGCCGGGGCCGAGCGCGTCTTCGAGATCATCGACTCCCCGCCGGAGCCGGATGCGGCCGCGAACTCCGCTCCTCCGGCGGAGACGCGGGGACATGTCCGCTTCGAGCACGTGGATTTTTCCTACCGGCCCGGCGCGCCCGTCATCCGGGACATGTCGTTGGAGGCCCTTCCCGGGCAGACCATCGCCTTGGTCGGCCCGACGGGCGCCGGCAAGACGACGATCATCAATCTGCTGACCCGGTTCTATGAGATTGACCGGGGCCGGGTGACCATCGACGGCCGGGACATCCGCGAGATGCCCAAGGCGGACTTGCGACGCCTGTTGGGGCTGGTCCTGCAGGACACCTTCCTGTTCGCCGATACGGTCATGGAAAACATCCGCTACGGCCGGCGCGGGGCGACGGACGAGGAGTGCATCCGGGCGGCTCGGACGGCCGAGGCGGATCACTTCATCCTCCGGCTGCCGCAAGGCTATCAAACTGATTTATCCGAGCGGGCCGGCAACATCAGCCAGGGCCAGCGCCAGCTCCTGGCCATCGCCCGGGCCATCCTGGCCGATCCGGCCATCCTGATCCTCGACGAAGCCACCAGCAGCGTCGACACCCGCACCGAGGCCCGGATCCAGAAAGCCCTGCTGACGCTGATGCGGGGCCGGACGAGCTTCGTCATCGCCCATCGCCTGAGTACCATTCGCGACGCGGACAAGGTCGTGGTCATCGACCAAGGCGCTGTCGTCGAGGAGGGGACGCACGACGAGCTGCTGGCCCGCAAAGGGTTCTACGAGCATCTTTACCGCAGCCAATTCAAAGGGCTGGCGATCTGA
- a CDS encoding PAS domain S-box protein, translating into MSQLESRSLPSNDLLDAVTEGLDVIIAALDLEFHYIFFNRAYREEIKRLTGRDLRIGMRLADLFADIPEQGEIARREWTRSMAGESVNQRIEFGDPARHRRVYMTLKSPLRDAEGRIWGAKEIAYDFTDQAKAAEALRERESGFRRELEKQVAERTAELAAANEKLQREAGDRQRIETALSEKSRILEAFFATSINPMVILDKDFNFLQVNDAYAKACQKEPSEFLGHNHFEFYPNPENEAIFRRVVASNVSYQAQAKPFSFPDHPEWGVSYWDWILSVIPGLSGEAEFLVFSLLDVTARTLALDQIKQNEELLREVLEILPVGVWITDPSGKIRQGNLAALDIWRGARYVGPDQFGEYRAWRVDTGERIEPDEWAAARAIANGETTLNEEVEIECFDGSRKFILNSAMPIRSRARDLAGVIIVNQDITEQRKREASLRSQAAALDLAHDAIFDCALDGTILSWNHGAEMMYGWTKAEALGQISHLFLKSGFPEPIERITETIVREGRWDGEFSQISRFGVPLEAAGRWALRVDAQGRPAGILKINIDITESKKAEHALKASSQYTRSLIEASLDPQVTISPEGKITDVNRATELVTEVPRCSLIGSDFSDYFTQPEKAREGYRRAFSAGAVRDYPLAIRSASGGVTEVLYNATVYRNESGEVQGVIAAARDITERKKAEEERLRLVKALEQAAEGIVIMDTGLEILYVNPAFEKISGLRSDDILRSTYGDILRMSGDTDGLENRIKGALKRSGRWNGHMIRRKKDGLSYELDVIFSPMLDEAGKAKNFVAVERDVTEEVRIQEHLRQGQKMEALGTLAGGIAHDFNNILMPILINTEMSLADVSEAGAVSGQLKMVLEAANRGKDLVKQIIAFSRRKEPEKNPVKVSAIFKEGLRLLRASIPKNIEIVDGIADEAFTVLADATQIHQILMNLCSNAAYAMREKGGILDVRLTAIEAGPDLEARNPDIRPGPYLRLVVSDSGCGMTPAVKARIFDPFFTTKGPGEGSGMGLPVVHGIVNGLGGAIVVRSEVGKGSDFEVFLPRIEGRVEALPEAPSIPAVGRGRILFIDDEEILGRSVVPMLERLGYQVTAESDAGKALEAFRRGPDAFDLAITDQTMPSLTGESLSRELWRLCPDLPIILCTGFSDSVDEDKAKALGFAGFLMKPFSMQEIARAIDGALRANH; encoded by the coding sequence ATGAGCCAACTCGAATCGCGCTCGCTCCCGAGCAACGATCTTCTGGATGCCGTCACCGAGGGGCTCGACGTCATCATTGCCGCCCTCGACCTGGAGTTCCATTATATTTTCTTCAACCGCGCCTATCGGGAGGAGATCAAACGGCTGACCGGCCGAGATCTCCGCATCGGGATGCGCCTGGCCGATCTCTTCGCCGATATCCCGGAACAGGGCGAGATCGCCCGCCGCGAATGGACCCGGTCGATGGCGGGCGAGAGCGTCAATCAGCGGATCGAGTTCGGCGATCCCGCCCGTCATCGCCGGGTGTACATGACGCTCAAGAGCCCCCTGCGGGATGCGGAGGGCCGGATCTGGGGCGCCAAGGAAATCGCTTACGACTTCACGGACCAGGCCAAGGCCGCGGAAGCCCTCCGCGAGCGCGAGTCCGGCTTCCGGCGGGAGCTGGAAAAACAGGTTGCGGAGAGGACCGCTGAGCTGGCCGCAGCCAATGAGAAGCTGCAGCGGGAAGCCGGCGATCGACAACGCATCGAGACGGCCTTGTCCGAAAAATCGAGAATTCTCGAAGCCTTTTTCGCCACCAGCATCAATCCCATGGTCATCCTGGACAAGGATTTCAATTTCCTTCAAGTCAATGACGCCTATGCCAAAGCTTGTCAGAAAGAGCCCTCGGAGTTCCTGGGGCATAATCATTTCGAGTTCTACCCGAATCCGGAAAACGAAGCCATCTTTCGCCGGGTCGTGGCCAGCAATGTCTCGTATCAAGCTCAGGCCAAACCCTTCTCTTTCCCGGATCACCCCGAATGGGGCGTCTCCTATTGGGATTGGATCCTCTCGGTCATTCCCGGGCTTTCCGGCGAAGCGGAGTTCCTTGTCTTTTCGCTGCTCGACGTGACCGCTCGGACCTTGGCCCTGGATCAGATCAAGCAGAACGAAGAGCTTCTGCGGGAGGTCTTGGAAATTCTCCCGGTGGGCGTCTGGATCACGGATCCGTCCGGAAAGATCCGGCAAGGGAATCTGGCCGCCCTCGATATCTGGCGAGGCGCGAGGTACGTGGGTCCCGATCAGTTCGGAGAGTACAGGGCTTGGAGGGTGGATACGGGCGAGCGGATTGAGCCGGACGAATGGGCGGCCGCGCGGGCCATCGCCAATGGGGAAACGACCCTCAACGAGGAAGTCGAGATCGAATGCTTCGACGGCAGCCGCAAGTTCATCCTGAATTCGGCCATGCCGATCCGGAGCCGGGCTCGGGATCTGGCCGGGGTCATTATTGTCAATCAGGACATCACCGAACAGCGGAAGCGCGAGGCCTCTCTTCGGAGCCAGGCGGCCGCCCTCGACCTGGCCCACGACGCCATCTTCGACTGCGCCCTCGACGGCACGATCCTGTCCTGGAATCATGGTGCGGAGATGATGTATGGCTGGACCAAGGCCGAGGCCCTGGGCCAAATCTCCCACCTCTTCCTCAAATCCGGGTTTCCGGAGCCGATCGAGCGGATCACCGAAACCATCGTCCGGGAGGGCCGGTGGGACGGGGAATTCTCCCAGATCAGTCGCTTCGGCGTTCCTCTCGAGGCCGCCGGGCGCTGGGCCTTGCGAGTGGATGCGCAGGGTCGACCGGCGGGAATCCTGAAGATCAACATCGACATCACCGAGAGCAAGAAGGCTGAGCATGCTTTGAAAGCCTCCTCGCAGTATACCCGCAGCCTGATCGAAGCCAGCCTCGACCCCCAGGTGACCATCAGCCCCGAAGGCAAGATCACCGACGTCAACCGGGCCACCGAACTGGTGACGGAGGTGCCGCGCTGCAGCCTGATCGGGAGCGACTTCTCGGATTATTTCACCCAGCCCGAAAAAGCCCGGGAAGGCTACCGGCGGGCGTTCTCGGCGGGGGCCGTTCGCGACTACCCGCTGGCCATCCGGAGCGCGTCGGGAGGCGTGACCGAAGTCCTCTATAATGCCACCGTGTACAGGAACGAAAGCGGGGAGGTCCAGGGCGTCATCGCCGCCGCCCGGGACATCACCGAGCGGAAGAAGGCCGAGGAAGAGCGCCTCCGCCTGGTTAAAGCCCTGGAGCAGGCCGCGGAGGGAATCGTCATCATGGACACCGGCCTCGAGATCCTGTACGTCAATCCCGCTTTCGAGAAGATCAGCGGCCTGCGCTCGGACGATATCCTGCGCAGCACCTACGGCGACATCCTGAGGATGTCGGGCGACACGGACGGCCTGGAGAACCGGATCAAGGGCGCCCTCAAGCGAAGCGGGCGCTGGAACGGGCACATGATCCGTCGGAAGAAAGACGGCCTCTCCTACGAGCTGGACGTCATCTTCTCGCCGATGCTGGATGAGGCCGGGAAGGCGAAAAATTTTGTGGCGGTCGAACGCGACGTGACGGAAGAGGTCCGGATCCAGGAACATCTCCGGCAAGGGCAGAAGATGGAAGCCCTGGGCACTTTGGCCGGCGGGATCGCCCACGATTTCAACAACATCCTGATGCCCATCCTGATCAACACCGAGATGTCGTTGGCGGATGTTTCAGAGGCGGGCGCCGTCTCCGGGCAATTGAAGATGGTCCTCGAAGCGGCCAACCGGGGCAAAGACCTGGTTAAGCAGATCATCGCTTTTTCGCGCCGCAAGGAACCCGAGAAGAATCCCGTTAAGGTCAGCGCCATCTTCAAGGAAGGACTGAGGCTCCTGCGGGCATCCATTCCCAAAAACATAGAGATCGTCGACGGGATCGCGGACGAGGCCTTCACGGTGTTGGCGGATGCGACCCAAATCCATCAGATCCTGATGAACCTTTGCAGCAATGCCGCCTATGCCATGCGGGAGAAGGGCGGGATCTTGGACGTCCGACTCACGGCCATCGAGGCGGGGCCGGATCTGGAGGCCCGGAATCCGGACATCCGGCCCGGGCCGTACTTACGGCTCGTAGTGAGCGATTCGGGCTGCGGCATGACGCCCGCCGTCAAGGCCAGGATCTTTGACCCGTTTTTCACGACCAAGGGCCCCGGCGAAGGCAGCGGCATGGGGCTGCCGGTCGTCCACGGCATCGTCAACGGGCTGGGCGGGGCGATCGTCGTCCGCAGCGAGGTCGGGAAGGGGTCTGACTTCGAAGTCTTTTTGCCGCGGATCGAGGGCCGGGTGGAAGCCCTTCCGGAAGCTCCGTCGATCCCCGCGGTCGGGCGGGGCCGGATTCTGTTCATCGACGACGAGGAGATTCTGGGCCGGAGCGTGGTTCCGATGCTCGAGCGGTTGGGGTATCAAGTGACGGCCGAATCCGACGCCGGGAAAGCGCTCGAGGCGTTCCGGCGCGGTCCCGACGCCTTCGACCTGGCGATCACCGATCAGACCATGCCGTCCCTGACGGGCGAAAGCTTGTCCCGGGAGCTTTGGCGCCTCTGTCCGGACCTGCCGATCATTTTATGCACCGGATTCAGCGACTCCGTCGACGAGGACAAGGCCAAGGCCCTGGGTTTTGCCGGCTTCCTGATGAAGCCCTTCTCGATGCAGGAGATCGCCCGGGCGATCGACGGCGCCTTGCGGGCGAACCATTAG
- a CDS encoding ABC transporter ATP-binding protein: MSPLFSLFSFVRPYWKRAAVALAGLAALVVMDLAIPRLVQKIIDQGIARHDSGVVLRTALLMLGISAVSALVAILNNILSVQVGEGVARDLRLALFRKIQGFSYGDLDRMRTGRLMVRLTSDTSALQRLTQVSLRIGTRAPLLMVGSLILMIRTSPSLALTMLPLLGLTSAILILFALKMEPLFRTVQQKLDRLNVVLQENIAGARLVKAFVRAGYESARFGAANEAVTGRSIRALRFMSILSPTLTVCVNAGMVLVIGVGGRQAIAGRMSIGQIVAFTNYLLTTMTPLIMMTMLSNVWAAGLASAKRVREVLDVVPEVRDAPDAADVSREAPTAVDFEHVAFHYRTGSQAPVLEDVDLTVSAGRTVAILGATGSGKSSLVQLVPRFYDVTAGSVRVAGADVRGLRQASLLGTIGIVPQDTVLFSGTVRDNIRYGRPEAEDADVVAAAKTAQAHDFILAMPQGYDSRVEARGANLSGGQKQRLAMARALLLKPCILILDDSTSAVDIETETRIQASLAADDPSRIAFVVAQRISTVLNADRIVVLDKGRVVASGRHAELIRSSPIYREIYESQLGGEALPDGSPDRGGGGLDGRVRP, encoded by the coding sequence ATGAGCCCACTCTTCTCGCTCTTTTCGTTCGTTCGTCCCTATTGGAAACGGGCCGCGGTCGCTTTGGCGGGCCTGGCCGCGCTCGTCGTCATGGATTTGGCGATTCCCCGTCTCGTCCAGAAGATCATCGATCAAGGGATCGCCCGCCATGATTCCGGCGTCGTCCTCCGGACGGCCCTGCTGATGCTCGGCATATCGGCCGTGAGCGCGCTCGTCGCCATCCTCAACAACATCCTGTCGGTGCAGGTCGGCGAGGGGGTCGCCCGCGACTTGCGCTTGGCGCTTTTCCGGAAGATCCAGGGTTTCTCCTACGGCGACTTGGATCGGATGAGGACGGGCCGTCTCATGGTCCGCCTGACCAGCGACACGTCCGCGCTGCAGCGCTTGACCCAAGTCTCGCTGCGCATCGGAACGCGGGCCCCGCTGCTGATGGTCGGGAGCCTCATCCTGATGATCCGGACCAGCCCAAGCCTGGCGTTGACCATGCTGCCGCTTCTAGGCCTGACCTCGGCGATCCTGATTCTGTTCGCGCTGAAGATGGAGCCGTTGTTCCGGACCGTCCAGCAGAAGCTGGACCGGCTCAACGTCGTTCTGCAGGAGAACATCGCAGGCGCCCGCCTGGTCAAGGCCTTTGTCCGAGCCGGCTATGAAAGCGCCCGTTTCGGCGCGGCCAACGAAGCGGTGACCGGCCGTTCGATCAGGGCGCTGCGGTTCATGTCCATCCTGTCCCCGACCCTGACGGTTTGCGTCAACGCCGGCATGGTTCTGGTGATCGGCGTCGGCGGCCGCCAGGCCATCGCCGGCCGCATGTCCATCGGCCAGATCGTGGCCTTTACCAACTACCTGCTGACGACCATGACGCCGCTGATCATGATGACGATGCTGTCGAACGTCTGGGCCGCCGGCCTGGCTTCGGCCAAGCGCGTGCGGGAGGTTCTGGACGTCGTCCCGGAAGTCCGGGACGCCCCCGATGCAGCGGACGTGTCGAGGGAAGCCCCCACCGCCGTCGATTTCGAACATGTCGCGTTCCACTACCGGACCGGAAGCCAAGCCCCGGTCCTGGAGGATGTCGACCTGACCGTGTCGGCGGGGCGGACCGTGGCCATTCTGGGAGCGACCGGATCGGGCAAATCGAGCCTGGTCCAGCTTGTGCCCCGGTTCTATGACGTCACGGCGGGAAGCGTCCGCGTTGCCGGCGCAGACGTCCGGGGGCTGCGCCAGGCATCCCTGCTGGGGACTATCGGCATCGTTCCTCAAGACACGGTCCTTTTTTCCGGCACGGTCCGCGACAACATCCGTTACGGTCGCCCAGAGGCCGAGGATGCGGATGTCGTGGCCGCGGCCAAGACCGCCCAGGCCCACGATTTCATCCTGGCCATGCCCCAGGGCTACGACAGCCGCGTCGAGGCCCGGGGCGCCAATCTGTCGGGCGGGCAGAAGCAAAGGCTGGCCATGGCCCGGGCCCTTCTTCTCAAGCCCTGCATTCTGATCCTGGACGACAGCACCAGCGCCGTCGATATCGAAACGGAGACCCGGATCCAGGCGAGCCTGGCGGCGGACGACCCTTCGCGGATCGCGTTTGTCGTGGCCCAACGCATCAGCACCGTTCTCAATGCCGATCGGATCGTCGTTCTGGATAAGGGACGCGTCGTCGCCTCAGGACGCCACGCCGAGCTCATCCGGTCCTCCCCGATCTACCGGGAGATCTACGAATCCCAGCTGGGCGGGGAGGCGCTGCCCGACGGCTCCCCGGACCGGGGCGGAGGGGGACTGGACGGGAGGGTCCGTCCATGA
- a CDS encoding desulfoferrodoxin family protein, with translation MADLKELIQSADWRREKHVPVIEFPTKAVKGEIVQVKVSIGKEITHPNKTEHHISRIDIYFLPVGEKFAHQIGTAEFSAHGASTQGPDTSTIYTHHEVVMSFKTDKPGTLFATSLCNIHGLWQNSQPLELETTYAALPSPLV, from the coding sequence ATGGCCGATCTTAAGGAATTGATTCAAAGCGCGGATTGGCGAAGGGAAAAACACGTCCCGGTCATTGAATTCCCGACCAAGGCGGTGAAAGGCGAAATCGTCCAGGTCAAGGTGTCGATCGGGAAGGAGATCACCCACCCCAACAAGACCGAGCACCACATCAGCCGGATCGACATCTATTTCCTTCCGGTCGGCGAGAAGTTCGCCCACCAGATCGGAACGGCGGAGTTCAGCGCGCACGGGGCCTCCACCCAGGGGCCGGATACCAGCACGATCTACACCCACCACGAGGTCGTGATGAGCTTCAAAACGGACAAGCCGGGGACTCTCTTCGCCACCAGCCTGTGCAACATCCACGGGCTGTGGCAGAATTCCCAGCCCCTGGAGCTTGAAACGACCTACGCCGCCCTCCCCTCGCCGCTCGTCTAA